The following DNA comes from Scomber scombrus chromosome 7, fScoSco1.1, whole genome shotgun sequence.
gtagagtaacagactgtagagtaacagactgtagagtaacagactgtagagtaacagactgtagagtaacagacgtgtagagtaacagactgtagagtaacagacgtgtagaataacagactgtagagtaacagactgtagagtaacagactgtagagtaacagactgtagagtaacagactgtagagtaacagacgtgtagagtaacagacgtgtagagtaacagactagTAGAGTAACATACtagtagagtaacagacgtgcagagtaacagactgtagagtaacagactgtagtgtaacagactgtagagtaacagacgtgtagagtaacagacgtgtagagtaacagactgtagagtaacagactgtagagtaacagacgtgtagagtaacagacgtgtagagtaacagactgtagagtaacagacgtgtagagtaacagactgtagagtaacagactgcagagtaacagacgtgcagagtaacagactgtagagtaacagacgtgtagagtaacagacgtgtagagtaacagacgtgtagagtaacagactgtagagtaacagacgtgtagagtaacagacgtgtagagtaacagactgtagagtaacagacgtgtagagtaacagactgtagagtaacagacgtgtagagtaacagacgtgtagagtaacagacgtgtagagtaacagactgtagagtaacagacgtgtagagtaacagacgtttagagtaacagactgtagagtaacagacgtgtagagtaacagactgcagagtaacagacgtgcagagtaacagactgtagagtaacagacgtgtagagtaacagacgtgtagagtaacagacgtgtagagtaacagactgtagagtaacagactgtaaaGTAACAGACGtttagagtaacagactgtagagtaacagactgtagagtaacagactgtagagtaacagactgtagagtaacagactgtagagtaacagacgtgtagagtaacagactgtagagtaacagactgtagagtaacagactgtagagtaacagactgtagagtaacagactgtagagtaacagacgtgtagagtaacagactgtagagtaacagactgtagagtaacagactgtagagtaacagactgtagagtaacagacgtgttttaactttaatgtttgtgtgtagatTTTAAGCCCCGCCTACCTGATGATGACACACTGGTTCTCGCTGTCAATCATCATGTTGCGGTACATGTTGTCAGCCAGGGCGTAGATGTGGGGGGGGGTTCTCATACTGAGCCTGCAGGGTTGGGGGGGgttaatgaatatatatatgtttgtgtgtgtgtgtgtgtgtgtgtatatgtgtgtgtatgtgtatgtgtgtgtgtgtatgtgtgtgtgtataagtatgcgtgtgtgtgtatatatatatatatgtatatgtgtgtatatgtgtgtgtgtgtgtgtgtgtatatatatatgagtgtgtgtttgtgtgtgtgtgtgtatatatgtgtgtgtgtgtgtgtgtgtgtgtgtatgtgtgtgtgtatatatgtttatatatgtgtgtgtgtgtgtgtgtgtgtgtgtgtgtatatatgtgtgtgtgtgtgtgtgtatatatatgtgtgtgtgtgtgtgtgtgtgtgtgtgtgtgtgtgtgtgtgtgtgctctcacaGCTCCCTGGTAAAGCTCCACTTCTCTGTCAGTGAAATAAGGAAGCTGTTTAAACGGATTCACTGAGATCAGAACCGGACCGATGTAGGTCTGACAGAACCAGGTCAAGGGAAAAAACCACAAGAACaaacagaaccagaaccagaaccgtgtgtgtgtgtgtgtgtgtgtgtgtgttaggataCGAAGATGTAGTCGTCGTTGTATCTCTTCTTCAGGTTCTCTGTGATGGCGTCCTCGCTGATCTTGGACAGCAGCACCATGTCGTCCACGCCGCTCACCTTCACGTTCTGAGCCTGCCAATGATATCGCTCCTTACTGCCCTGAGGGGCGggacatacagagagagagagggtcaGGCTGGCTACACACCTggacagcagcacacacacacacacacacacactgctcttgagtgtgtgagagtgtgtgtagatatgtgtgtgcatgtgcatgtgcgtgtgtgtgtgtgtgtgtgtgtgtgtatatgtgtgtgtgtgcatgtgcatgtgcgtgtgtgtgtatgtgtgtatatgtgtgtgtgtgtgtgtgtgtgtgtgtgtgtgtgagtgtgtatgtgtgtgtgtgtgtgtgtgtgtgtgtgtgtgtgtgtgtgtgtgtgtgtgtgtgtgttatcagaTGTGAGGGTGCTTCTCCCTCCTGAATTCCCAGCATTCCTCTGTCCTGTGGGATCATGTTGTGGTGGTGACGCCCCGACATGTTCGCCTCGACACGCCGAGCTGCAggacgctgtgtgtgtgtgtgtgtgtgtgtgtgtgtgtgtgtgtgtgtgtgtgtgtgtgtgtgtgtgtgtcttagatGTCCAGTCTCGCTTTCAGGCTCAgcttctttacttctttttttaatggagtAACTAATTACAGTATGCATTgcaggtaggtgtgtgtgtgtgtgcgtgtgtctctgtgtgtgtgtgtgtgtgtgtgtgggggggggggtattttgCACCTCTTTAATGTAAACTAGTatcatttgcatgtgtgtaaataaaagAACTGTGAGTCACTCCTGCAGCTTCTTCTGCTCCATCAGCTGAGACTgaaacatttacacatattcTATTTACTCTAaaacactatacacacacacacacacacacacacacacacacacacacacacactagacacacacacacacacacacacacacacacacacacacacacacacacacacacacacacacacacacacacacacacacacacacacacacagcgagttTGCTGCAGGACGTGAAACATTTCACCTGTGATCAATAGATCAGCTGCGGATCATTAGCCCGCCAAcactgacatcacttcctgcgCTGCTTTAaactcaatgtgtgtgtgtgtgtgtgtgtgtgtgtgtgtgtgtgtctagtgtgtgtgtgtgtgtgtgtcagtaacaaaaacacagattcaaaaagagtgaaataaagtgagacagaaaacatgaagagaaacaaatgaaaaatgaaaaagtgacGCAGTTAACAGGCTGATTACACtaacacttattattattattattattattattattattattatttttatgtgaagtcttatttgctttatttgtcCTCAGGTGGCTGCTCCCTGCTCACTGTCTGTTTTAACCTGATCAGAGTTTCTTTAATGTTGTTGGACTTGTCGGCTGATTAAACTCTGAGTCACACATCAGACTGTGAGGGCCTCCTCAGGGCCCGGAGCCACAGCTTGAACACACTGACTGAGGATCTAACTATCATTGATTGTTTCCATggagacaagaaaaaaatgtcttaaagctgcagcagaaatgaacatctgttaaattcagtttctctctgtttactttgttgttgttgacaattagtttctgtgtttgaatcttttctttctttctttctttctttctttctttctttctttctttctttctttctgattcgtttcatttattttctgttctgtttcttttttcggACTTTTTCTCCGGTTTTAAACGTCACAGTTTGTAAAGTCAGTGAACTCACCATGTTTACTGCTCTGCTCTCACTTCCTGCTCCAGGTAAAAGTTAAGACGTCTTCAGTCAGCCAGGTGACCCAGGTGATCCAGGTGATCCAGGTAATCCAGGTGATCAGAACCAGAACCCGGATCAGTTCAGATCAGTTCAGACTAATTCTGTTgctctgaacattttttttctcctcttttccttcttcttttccttcttcttcgtcttcctGCTCTCAGGTCTCTAAACTCCCTGCAGGTGTGGGCAGGTAAAGCCCCGCCTCCCTCCTGTGGCCTTCTGGGTAGAGTAGTCTGGATAGCTGgagctctgctgccccctgctgttctctgctgccccctgctgtcctctgctgccccctgctgttctctgctgccccctgctgtcctctgctgccctctgctgccgtctgctgccccctgctcttctctgctgccctctgctgccccctgctgccctctgctgccccctgctgtcctctgctgccctctgctgccccctgctgtcaGCACACAGAACTACAACCAGGTTAACAAGAAATTCAGACGATGATTGATGCTCATTTAACTATCATTTTTctccacatttaaaacacacacacacacacacacacacacacacacacacacacacacacacactcacacactgcaaGAACAGTTTATTATTAACCTGATGAAGCCTAACTGTGATAGCAGACCTGACTGCTCTGCTACAGATCACAGTGCTGATGTTAATGAGACGGACTCCTACGCAGTGttagtttatatatttactatCTTCATATATGTGAGGAACAAAGCACAACATCAGGCtgattttaaagttaaaagttcttcataaatacattaaacagACACATTACCTATTTATTGAATTAGCGTAAAGTGTAATTATGAGTCggaatatgaacagcatgtaaagggttaaataaatcCTACAGTGTGAATGCTGTAAAGCCacggtgacctttgacctcctgtCTGACAGATAACACATCACACTTCATGACATCATCTTTAATTGACCTTTAATAACCGCTTTCATCTCTTTAATAAAACAGGAGTCAGATTCATTtataacaaacttttttttatttcttcatctttttaatAAACGAAGAGAAATTCGAGGCCTGAGAATATAAAGGTGACACACCTGCGTCGTGCTTCACCTGTCGGCTCCTCCTTCAGTCTGAAGTCGGATTCATGTTCAAACTGTGACTCACAGCTGTGTGAAGGCTCATTGCTTTGGTTTATTAATAATCACATTAACAGAAACTTtctgcacaaacattttaaatcaaacattaacaaaaaaaaaaaaaaaaaaacattcatggaATTGTATCTGATCATGTTTGTccatttcagttttaaatgtttattgtgtgaaagtttgttttctcttcagcAGCTCAGAAAATCAAATAATGAAGATTTTATTCAGTTAATGTTCCCAAACAtgaagtttaaatgttttaaataaactctGAATTCTTCATGTGAGGTTCTTCACGGCTGCAGAAATCAACTTAAACTATAAAAACTAGTGGAATCAAACAACTGAAAACCATCTTCagactttcttcttctttaaatcCAGAACATTTCTTCAGTTATCTGTTTCTACATGAAGCTGAATGTTAGAGTTTAATTCAGGAGGAAAATACAAAAGTCTTCATTCATGCCCTTTGTAGCTGGCAGACAGgaaattcatattaaatatctaaaaatactgcaaacataaaatggaaaaacattgTAAAGTCATTAAGTGTAAAACATAAAGTGATGAATGTGAGAAGCAGCAGACATGAGACAGTGACAGGAGCTGCAGATGGACACTCTGAGGTGTTTAATGGGTCAGAACACAAACAGAATCACTGGTTTACACTGGTTTGCAGTTAAAGggctaaaacatgaaaaacagcgGAATGGTCCTTTAAAGAGTCTGTTAATGTTTCCTGCTCAGAGTCAGTCCTGTAAATCTGCTCAGTGTTCACATTTCAAACTAAaactgctgctctctgattggttaagAGTCCAATGAGCAGCCAATGAGGGGCCTCTGCCCAcatgtggaaaaaaaggaagaagaagaggatgaggaagaggaagaggaagagatgaaacCAAACGAGACGAACACGAGAAAATAAATCGATTCTTCCAGAGAAAAGACGACGAAACACGacgaagagaaaagaagaaaataaagacagagagcCGCTCGTCGTCTCCGCTTATAAAACCAGTCTGTGTTTGTTCActgctgctctcacacacacacacgctcacacacacacacacacacacgcacacacactctctctctctctctacagggTCACATGATGCCGTTGGTGAGGTACTGGAAGCCATCGTACAGTTTGGTGGTGAGCGAGCGCATCGATCCCTCCACCAGCTGATccaccagcagctgcagctgttCCTCCGTCAGAGACATGTGGAACCGCTCCTTCAGACCTCGCATGGTGCTGGAGCCATGGAAACAGGGCAGCTGGGaccctgggggggggggggggggggggaggacaTAAgatccactgtgtgtgtgtgtgtgtgtgtgtgtgtgtgtgtgtgtatatatatgtgtgtgtgtgtgagtgtgtgagtgtgtgtgtgtgtatatatgtgtgtgtgtgtgtgtgtatatatgtgtgtgtgtgagtgtgagtgtgtgtgtgtgtgtgtgtgtatatatgtgtgtgtgtgtgtgtgtgtgtgtatatatgtgtgtgtgtgtgtgtgagtgtgagtgtgtgtgtgtgtgagtgtgtatatatgtgtgtgtgagtgtgtatatatgtgtgtgtgtgtgtgtgtgtgtgtgtgtgtatatgtgtgtgtgtgtgtgtgtgtgagtgtgtatatatgtgtgtgtgtgtgagtgtgtatatatgtgtgtgtgtgtgtgtgtgtgtgtgtatatatgtgtgtgtgtgtgtgtgagtgtgtatatatgtgtgtgtgtgtgtgtgtgtgtatatatgtgtgtgtgtgtgtgtgtgagtgtgtatatatgtgtgtgtgtgagtgtgtatatatgtgtgtgtgtgtgtgagtgtgtatatatgtgtgtgtgtgtgtgtgtgtgtgtgtatatatgtgtgtgtgtgtgtgtgtgagtgtgtatatatgtgtgtgtgtgagtgtgtatatatgtgtgtgtgtgtgtgtgtgtgtgtgtgtgtgtgtatatatgtgtgtgtgtgagtgtgtatatatgtgtgtgtgtgtgagtgtgtatatatgtgtgtgtgtgtgtgtgagtgtgtatatatgtgtgtgtgtgtgtgagtgtgtatatatgtgtgtgtgtgtgtgtgtgtgtgtgtgagtgtgtgtgtgtgtatatatgtgtgtgtgtgtgtgtgtgtgtatatgtgtgtgtgtgtgtgtgtatatatgtgtgtgtgtgtgtgtgtgtgtgtgtgtgtgagtgtgtgtgtgtgtgtatatatgtgtgtgtgtgtgtgtgtgtatatatgtgtgtgtgtgtatatatgtgtgtgtgtgtgtgtgtgagtgtatatatgtgtgtgtgtgtgtgtgtgtatatatgtgtgtgtgtgtgtgtgtgagtgtgtgtgtgtgtgtgtgtgtgtgtgtgtgtgtgtgtatatatgtgtgtgtgtgtgtatatatgtgtgtgtgtgtgtgtgagtgtgtgtgtgagtgtgagtgtgtgtgtgtatatatgtgtgtgtgtgtgtgtgtgagtgtgagtgtgtgtgtgtgtgtgtgagtgtgtgtgtgtatatatgtgtgtgtgtgtgtatatatgtgtgtgtgtgtgtgtgtgtgtatatatgtgtgtgtgtgtgtgtgtgtatatatgtgtgtgtgtgtgtgtgtatatatgtgtgtgtgtgtgtgtgtgtgtgtgtgtatatatgtgtgtgtgtgtgtgtgtgtgtgtatatatgtgtgtgtgtgtgtgtgtatatatgtgtgtgtgtgtgtgtgtgtgtgtgtgtgtgtgtgtgtgtgtgtgtgtgtgtgtgtgtgtgtgtgtgtgtgtgtaccttgcTGCATGATCTCCACTATCTGCAGCCCTCGGTCCATGTGTTTCCTGGCTGCGATCAGACCctgaagcatcaacatcttgTAGTAGTTAAACATGTCGCCGTCTGCACCGCCCatcacctgacacacacacacacacacacacacacacacacacacacacacacacacacacacacacacacacacacagtttcaaaATTAGGAGCCTAAAGATTTACAgtcaatatttaaaaattatgatATATAAACACAGTTTCTGTTGAACCTCAACAACGTCCTAAAGAACTGTTACAACCTCCTACGGAACCCCTAAAACCTCCTAAAGAACCTAAAGAACTGTTACAACCTCCTACAGAACCCCTAAAACCTCCTAAAGAACCTAAAGAACCATTACAACCTCCTACAGAACCCCTAAAACCTCCTAAAGAACCTAAAGAACCAATACAACCTCCTACAGAACCCCTACAAAGAACTGTTACAACCCCCCGAAGACCCTAAAGAACCGTTACAACCTCCTACAGAACCCCTAAAACCTCCTAAAGAACCTAAAGAACTGTTACAACCTCCTACAGAACCCCTAAAACCACCTAAAGAAACTAAAGAACCAATACAACCTCCTACAGAACCCCTAAAACCTTCTAAAGAACCTAAAGAACCGTTACAACCTCCTACAGAACCCCTAAAACTTCCTATAGAACTGTTACAACCCCCCGAAGAACCCAAAGAACCATAACAACCTCCTACAGAACCCCTACAAAGAACTGTTACAACCCCCCGAAGACCCTAAAGAACCATTATAACCTCCTACAGAACCCCTAAAACGTCCTAAAGAACCCAAAGAACCATTACAACCCCCTAAAGGAACCCTAGCCTCAGAACCTGCTGGACTGAGCTTCAGATCACAGATTGAAGGCCTTCAGTGTGACGAACTCACTTCTACGAACTCTGTGGTGAGTTTGAAGGCGGACGTTTCGAAGCCGAGGTTTTTGGGCGAGCTGGAGAGGATGAAGCCGAAGTCGATGTGGATGATGTGACCGTCAGCGTCCAATAGGATGTTCCCGTTGTGTCTGAGAGGACAGAGAACAAAAGTATTCATGGAGAACTTAAAGCCATCCTCATAGAATGATTAAAAGCCAGTTCCATTACAGCTCCAAACCTCCTGAACTTCATGTTAAGGAGTTTTTATTGTAAGTTGAAGAAAACGGTAGTTGGATCTTTGTTGGTCTTCATGCAGCCTGAGAGAAAACCTGCAGGTAAACCTCTAAACTACTGAACCTCCACCGTGTGCTGCGGGAatgatttacatatttatacatgatgtcatttatttacactttagaatttataatgttaatttaCTAATGAAAAGAAGTCAtggtgtaaagtgtgtgtgtgtgtgtgagtgagagtgtgtgtgtgtgtgtgtgtgtctgtgtgtgtgtgtgtgtgtgtgagagtgtgtgtgtgtgtgtgtgtgtctgtgtgtgtgtgtgtgtgtgtgtgtgtgtgagtgtgtgcgtgtgtgcgtgtgtgcgtgtgtgtgtgtgtgtgtgtatgtctgtgtgtgtgtgtgtgcgtgtgtgtgcgtgtgagtgtgtctctttgtgtgtgtgtgtgtgtgagtgtgtgtgtctgtgtgtgtgtgagtgtgtctctgtgtgtgtgtgagagtgtgtctctgtgtgtgtgtgtgtgtgtgtgtgtgtgtgtgtgtgtgtgtgtgtgcgtgtgtgtgtgtgtgtgtgtgtgtgtgtgtgtgtgtgcgtgtgtgtctctgtgtgtgtgtgagagtgtgtctctgtgtgtgtgtgtgtgtgtgtgtgtgtgtgcgtgtgtgtgtctctgtgtgtgtgtgagagtgtgtctctgtgtgtgtgtgtgtgtgtctgtgtgtgtgtgtgtgtgtgtgtgtgtgtgtgtgtctcacctgtctttAACCTGCAGCAGGTAACAGATCAGACTGTATCCGGCGCAGCTCTGGACGAAGTTCCTCTGAGCGGTGAGGAAGGCCTCTGTGGTGGGAGCGCCGTGTTCCTGCAGGAAGTAGTCGAGCAGAGACAGCTGGCTGTGCTTCTTCACCTGGTGGAGCGACACGGCGTTCATCACCGGCTCGATCATCCCGCTGTCCATTGACAGCACCAGGATCTTGTAGGGCTTGATCCAGAGGGGGACGCGCTCCTGCTCCCAGATCGACTGCGGGGGAGGAAAGCTGCGGTCAGTGGTTCTCAGGGGGTTTAGGTCATGTGACGTGTGTGATGTCACTGCGTTACCTTTAGCTGCTGCAGCACCTGGAAGGCCAGCAGCTCCTGTCTCAGGTCGTCTCCACATTTAACGATGACAGACAGCAGCCTCCAGTTAGGAAGGTGACCATAAGGAGATCCTTCTCTGATCCTCCTGAAGGTGAACGAGCAGGCAACAATCCAACAGTCAGAGTACAGTCAGAACTACTAACTACAGCTACACCTATAGTTATAACTACAGCTACAGTCCTTGACAGTCACCTACCGGACTTTCTCCTCCCAGGGCTCCTTCAGGGCCACAGCTGACGGGTCCTCAGGGTCCCGTTTGAAGGTGGTGGGGGTCTGAGCCAGCTGCTCCGACAGACGCCGCCTGAGAGCCAGACAACACgttaatgttttaatacagaTGTGAGGTATATCAGAGCCGTGCATGCTGTGTGTGGACAGACCTGATGTCTCCAGCAGCGATGAACACCGGCTCTTTGCTCTCCAGACTGGTGATGCTGTCCACTGAGAACTGACTGATGTTGTCACAGCTGTTGGTGTGGATCTCTGGGAGCTGCAGGGAGAGAGCGACAGCTTTATACGgtttcattatcaattcatctgttgattagtGATGCCTGTAATCATTTCTAAGAGCAGTTTCAAACGTCTTGTTCTGACCGAGCAACAGTCCAGCtgcttaaaaaaagactaaacagAATAATCGATCATCAGAATAGTtgctggtttgttttttgttagtcgactaattaactaattaactgTTGCAGCTCTGCTTTTATCACAGCAGAcgatctgtgtgtctgtggaacAAAGAGAGTCAGTGGAGTTTCTCCTCGatgtctctgaacacacactcaGGACTCTGCTGATGATTTAATGATCTACACGTTTACATTCTACACACTTCATCTGTGACTTTGGTGGACAGCTACAAagactacaatacccatgatcctcagctGCTATGTAGACGAAGTCACTCAGAGTAATGAATTCAAAACGCTTCGTAACTGATGTAGTAAATAAAACACGTTGTCATGGTTACTGAATTCGCTAAAAAAATGCCCCTGCAGACTTTAGTGACAGGATTGGCTGTTTCTTGCTGAATTGCACCTTGGGAGTTGTAgtttattatactgtacattttttacatCAACAGTTTGTAGCTTCGACTTTTTACTGAATATGCAGAAAGTTTCCAGCCAGATGTTTTTATCCTTATTTCTGTTTAAACATGCTGTTAGTTAACCTCTATGATGTCACAGGTTTCTGATCCAATCAGAAGAGTTTCTAACGATGACATCACATCctcccacctccacctgcaGCTCTCCGATGTCGTCCACCGACCAGGCCTCGTCGTCGTTGTCGTAGTTGGGGACGGTGGAGAAGCTGCCGGCGCGCTGCTCCGCCGTCATGCCGCAGTCCGGCAGGTTCTCCACAGACCGCGTGCTCCTGATCCGGTTCTCCGGGATCCGCATGGGAACGTTGGACGTCTCGAAGTTCTCACACTCCAGAACCTCCACGTAGATCAGGTACGGAGCCtgcaggggtcagaggtcacatcGGTCACATGACTGGCTGAGGTCATCGTCAAtaattaatcacatttaaacaggaagtagatgagaaaatgttttctgatttaAACTGTTtgtccatttagagagaatatattagaggattatggcaaaaatgtctaagtggtgtaaccataaaaactttgtaccaaataattcaacttgcttaaaaacagtaaatagtcaataaaacaccatatcaactagtttggcttgatgtgcagcagcacacagaggACACATGACGTCTCACCTTGTCTTTAGAGTTCAGGACGACGGCCTGCGTGTGCGGCACTCGCACCACGTGGTGGTCGAAGGCGGCGGTGGGCAGCCACACTCTGGCCGGCAGTTTGTGGTTGAGCAGCGACAGCTCTGAGATCAGACGCTGAGTCTTCTGCTCTTTAGTGGGAAGAGTGGCGAGGCGCTTCCCGATCCCCATCAGAGACTTTATGAACTCCCTCTGAGGGGCCAGACGCACTGGCTGAGAGacagacggggggggggggagacagagagagagagacagagagagacagagagagagagagagagagagagagagacagagacagagagagagagagacagagagagacagagagagaggttgttagaggacagacagatgagtgatgatgtcatcagtttgagtgatgatgtcatcagtcagTTTAACCCGGACACACAGACCGCCAATCAGTTTATGGATCAGTTTGATTGATCAGAGGAAACATATGATCACTGGATGTTATGTCCTGATTGATCCCTAACCCAGAACCAGAACccgaaccagaaccagaacccacACACAGCGCACCCTGCAGGCAGGAAGTGGACTTACGGGACCAGTTAGAAGCTCCAGACTGTCTGAGCTGGAGCGGCTGTCCTGAGGGTCAGAGGAtggtttaca
Coding sequences within:
- the pi4kb gene encoding phosphatidylinositol 4-kinase beta isoform X2, with the protein product MGIGKRLATLPTKEQKTQRLISELSLLNHKLPARVWLPTAAFDHHVVRVPHTQAVVLNSKDKAPYLIYVEVLECENFETSNVPMRIPENRIRSTRSVENLPDCGMTAEQRAGSFSTVPNYDNDDEAWSVDDIGELQVELPEIHTNSCDNISQFSVDSITSLESKEPVFIAAGDIRRRLSEQLAQTPTTFKRDPEDPSAVALKEPWEEKVRRIREGSPYGHLPNWRLLSVIVKCGDDLRQELLAFQVLQQLKSIWEQERVPLWIKPYKILVLSMDSGMIEPVMNAVSLHQVKKHSQLSLLDYFLQEHGAPTTEAFLTAQRNFVQSCAGYSLICYLLQVKDRHNGNILLDADGHIIHIDFGFILSSSPKNLGFETSAFKLTTEFVEVMGGADGDMFNYYKMLMLQGLIAARKHMDRGLQIVEIMQQGSQLPCFHGSSTMRGLKERFHMSLTEEQLQLLVDQLVEGSMRSLTTKLYDGFQYLTNGIM
- the pi4kb gene encoding phosphatidylinositol 4-kinase beta isoform X1; the encoded protein is MMEDTEPELSPAPSDRSSPSPSLSLSSSPSLSLPSTPSSSAPPQASTPPLGVISEGVAELSLVIDAEVAQRACREVLQKVKLQQVEPDDPLPNGEEPPDPTPDPVPPPAPVPAPAPVPASVPAPAPVPAPAPAPAPAPPLNATVKPSKIREEEDNPEGAAPGSVKSARRRQRTNPSKQSWLLRLFESKLFDVSMAISYLHNSKEPGVQAYIGNRLFSFPHDDVDFYLPQLLNMYIHMDEDVGDAIKPYVVHRCRQSISFSLQCAWLLGAYSSDMHISTQRHSRGTKLRKLILSDELKPAGPRARRDQLTLTPFCPLAVPASGPGPLGAEHGLSPTKRTHQRSKSDATVSISLSSNLKRTSSNPKVESSQDEPVRLAPQREFIKSLMGIGKRLATLPTKEQKTQRLISELSLLNHKLPARVWLPTAAFDHHVVRVPHTQAVVLNSKDKAPYLIYVEVLECENFETSNVPMRIPENRIRSTRSVENLPDCGMTAEQRAGSFSTVPNYDNDDEAWSVDDIGELQVELPEIHTNSCDNISQFSVDSITSLESKEPVFIAAGDIRRRLSEQLAQTPTTFKRDPEDPSAVALKEPWEEKVRRIREGSPYGHLPNWRLLSVIVKCGDDLRQELLAFQVLQQLKSIWEQERVPLWIKPYKILVLSMDSGMIEPVMNAVSLHQVKKHSQLSLLDYFLQEHGAPTTEAFLTAQRNFVQSCAGYSLICYLLQVKDRHNGNILLDADGHIIHIDFGFILSSSPKNLGFETSAFKLTTEFVEVMGGADGDMFNYYKMLMLQGLIAARKHMDRGLQIVEIMQQGSQLPCFHGSSTMRGLKERFHMSLTEEQLQLLVDQLVEGSMRSLTTKLYDGFQYLTNGIM